The genomic interval AAGGGCCTCGGTGGAGGTCACCACCCGCTTTCCGTCCACCTCCGCCCATGGGGGGATGAGGGGGGCGCTCCCCGTGGCGATGAGGAGGTAGCGGGCGGAAAGCTCCTCCCCCGTTTCCTCCACCAAAACCTTGCGGTCCGAGAGGAAGCGGGCCCTTCCCAGGTGGCGGGCGATGCCGTTTTTCTTAAAGAGGAACTCGATCCCCTGGGTGTTGGCCTGGACCACCTTGTCCTTGTGGGCCAGAAGGGCGGGGAGGTCCACCTCGAGGCCCCGCACCCTTGCCCCTATCAAGCCCTTTTTGGCCTCATGGATGCGCTCGGTGGTTTCCAAAAGGGCCTTGGAGGGAATGCACCCCACCCGCAAGCAGGTGCCCCCTAGGGCCTCCTCCTTCTCCACCACGCCCACCCGCATCCCCAGCTGGGCGGCCCGGATGGCGGCCACGTACCCCCCGGGTCCCGCCCCGATCACCAGCAGGTCGTAGGCGTCCACGCTAGACCTCCAACATGAGGCGCACGGGGTTTTCCACCAGCTCCTTGACCCGCCTCAAGAAGGTCACCGCCTCCCGGCCGTCCACGATGCGGTGGTCGTAGGAAAGGGCCAGGTACATCATGGGCCGGATCACCACCTGCCCCTCCCGGGCCACGGGCCTTTCCTGGATGGCGTGCATGCCCAGGATGCCCACCTGGGGCGGGTTGAGGAGGGGGGTGGAGTTGAGGGAGCCGTACACCCCCCCGTTGGTGATGGTGAAGGTACCCCCCATGAGCTCCTCGGGCTTCAGCCTCTTGGTGCGGGCCCTTTCGGCGAAGTCGGCGATCTGGCGCTCGATCTCCGCGAAGGAGAGCCGGTCGGCATCCCGGATGACCGGCACCACCAGCCCCTCTCCCCCGCCCACCGCCACCCCGATGTCGTAGTAGCGGTGGTAGAGGATGGCGTTGTCCCGGATCTCGGCGTTGAGCTCGGGGATCTCCTTCAGAGCCTGGACCACCGCCTTCACGAAAAAGCTCATGAGGCCCAGCTTCACCCCGTGCTTCTTCTGGAAGGCCTCCCCCAGCTCCTTCCTCAAGGCGAGGATGGCGGACATATCCGCCTCGTTGAAGGTGGTGAGCATGGCGGTGGTCTGCCGCACCATTAGGAGCCTTTCCGCGATGCGCCGGCGCAAGGGGCTCATGGGCACCGCCTCGCTCACCCGCCAGGGGCGGTCGGCAGGGGGTTGGGTGGGAAGCGGTGCGGCCTCCTGCACCCGGGGAGGCTCCGCCTGGGGCGGGGCCTGCTGGGCCCTCTCCTCCAGGTGGCGCTCCACGTCCTCCTTGAGGATCCGCCCCCCCAGGCCCGTGCCCACCACCTCCCCTGGGGACACCCCCGCCTCCCTTAGGACCCGCTCCGCGGCGGGCATGACCAGGGGCTCCTGGGGCTCGGGTGCCTGGGGTGCCTGGGCCTCGAGCCCAGGCCGGGAAGGGGTCTCCCCCATGGCCTTAAGGAGGGCGATGGCCTCCCCCACCCTGGCGCTTTCCCCGGTACGCTTCAGGATCCGCTCCAGGGTCCCCGCAAAGGGGGCGGGGAGCTCCAGGGTGGCCTTGTCGGTGATGAGCTCCACCAGGGGCTCATCCTGGGCAAAGCTTTCCCCTTCCCCCTTCAGCCAGGCGCCGATCTCCACTTCCACAATGGACTCGCCCACGGAGGGCACTTTCAGTTCCTGCACCGTCTACCTCCTCACCTGAAGGCTTCTTCGAGAAGCGCTTCCTGCTCCTTCTTGTGCACCTTGGAGGAACCCACGGCGGGGCTTGGGGACTCGGGCCGGGCCACCACGCTGAAGGGATGGCCGTAGATCTCCCCGCAGAAGCGGGCGGAGAGGTACCACCAGGCCCCCTGGTTCACCGGCTCCTCCTGGACGTAGACCACCGGGGTCTTCCTGGGGTAAAAGTCCAGGGCCTCCTTGAGCTCGGCCTCGGGGAAGGGATAGAGGAGCTCCAGCCGGATGAGGGCCACGTCCTCCGCCCCCACCTCCCTCCGCTTTTGCAAGAGATCGTAGTAGACCTTCCCCGAGGTGAGGAGGACCTTCCTGGCCCCCTTGACCCTTTCCGGGATCACCTTCTGGAAACGCCCTTGGGCGAGCTCCTCCAGGCGGGAGACCACCTCGGGGTGGCGGAGGAGGCTTTTGGGGGTGAGGACGATGAGGGGCTTGCGGATGGGGCGCTTCACCTGCCGGCGCAGGAGGTGGAAGAACTGGGCGGGGGTGGTGGGGTAGGCCACCTGCAGGTTGTCCTTGGCCCCCAGTTGCAAGAAGCGCTCCAGCCGGGCAGAGGAGTGCTCGGGGCCCTGGCCCTCGAGGCCGTGGGGCAGGAGGAGGACCAGGCCGGAAAGCCGGTTCCACTTGGCCTCGGCGCTGGCCAGGAACTGGTCGATGTAGACCTGGGCCACGTTGACGAAGTCCCCGAACTGGGCCTCCCAGAGGACCAGGGCCTCGGGGTAGTCCAGGCTGTACCCGTACTCAAACCCCAGCACCCCAGCCTCGGAGAGGGGGGAGTTGTGGATCTCCACCTCCGCCTGCCCCTCCGCCAGGTGCTGCAGGGGGATGTAGGGAGTGCCCGTCTGGTAGTCGTAAAGGGCGGCGTGGCGCTGGGTGAAGGTGCCCCTTAGGGCGTCCTGCCCTGTGAGGCGCACCCGGTGCCCCTCGGCGGCCAAGGAGGCGAAGGCCAAGGCCTCGGCCGCCGCCCAGTCCAGGGGGCGTTTGGCCTCGGCCATCTCCTTCCGGGCCTCGAGGAACCGCTTCAGCTTGGGATGCACCTGGAAGCCCTCGGGCACGGCGCTCAGGCGGAGCAGGAACTCCCTTAGCGCCTCCAGGGGCACCCCGGTCTCCACCTCGGGCGCCAGGTGGTCGGGCCCGCCCACGTACCCCTGCCAGATGCCGGAAAGCCCGTGGGGCACCACGGGGCCCGGCTCCGCCTTGACCCGGGCGAACTCCCTTTCCAGCTCCGCCAGGTAGGCTTCCTCCTTGGCCCTAAGCTCCCCCTCCGCCACCACCCCCTCGGAGAGGAGCCTTTCCCCATACACCCTCCAGGGCTCGGGCCTTTTGGAGATGAGGGCGTACATGGGGGGCTGGGTGAAGGTGGGCTCGTCGGTTTCGTTATGCCCCCGGCGGCGGTAGCCCACCAGGTCGATGACCACGTCCTTGGCGAAGCGCTTTCGGTACTCCAGGGCCAGGCCCAGCACGAACCACAGCTCGTCCAGGGCCTCGGCGTTCACGTGGAAGATGGGGGCCCCCACCATCTTGGCGATGTCCGTGGGGTAACGGCAGGAGGTGTACTCCTCGGGCAGGGTGGTGAAGCCCAGCTGGTTGTTGGCCACCAGGTGGAGGGTCCCCCCCACCCGGTAGCCGGGAAGCCGGGAGAGGTTAAGGGTTTCCTGGACGATGCCCTCCCCGATGAAGGCCGAGTCCCCGTGGACCAGGATGGCCAGGCCCCTTTTCCGCTCGCGGTCGCCGAAGCGGTCCTGCTTGGCCCTTAGCCTCCCCAGGGTCACGGGGTTCACGAACTCCAGGTGGCTGGGGTTGAAGTTGAGGGAGACGTGCACCTTCCCATAGGGGGTGGTGAGGTCGTTGGAGAAGCCCAGGTGGTACTTCACATCCCCTGAGTAGCCCTCGGGGAAGATCTCCTCAAACTCGCGGAAGATGCGCTCAAAGGGCTTGCCCACCACGTGGGCCAGGACGTTGAGCCGCCCCCGGTGGGCCATGCCCAGGACCACCTCCTTGACCCCGTGGCGGGCGGCCTCCTCCACCGCCAAAAGGAGAAGGGGGACCAGGCTTTCCAGGCCCTCGAGGCTGAAGGTCTTGGCCCCCAGGTACTTGCGTTGCAGGAAGGCCTCAAAGAGGCTGGCCTGCATGAGGCGCTCCAGCATGCGCCGGCGCACCTCGAGGGGAGGCTTGGGCCAGGGGGCCTCGATGCGGGAAAGAAGCCAGGCCCGCTCCTCGGGCTCGGTGTGGACCACCTCAAACCCCACCGGGCCCAGGTAGACCTCCTCCAGGCGGCCCAGGAGTTCCCCCAGGGTGGGGGCGCCGAGGAAGGGGGGGAGGGACCGGGCGAGATCCTCCCGGGAAAGGCCGTGGGCCTCGAGGGAAAGCTCCCTGGGCCTCGGCCGCTCCCGCCCCAAGGGATCGATGCGGGCCGCCAGGTGCCCAAGCTCCCTGTAGGCCTGGACCAGGCGCTCCACCTTGAGGAGGAAGGCCAGGTCCACCGCCTCGGCCAGGGGAAGGGGGGTGGCTCGTCGGCCGTCCCCTTGGGGTTCTCTTCGGGAACCCTCCAGGGTGAGGGCGGAAAAGTAGCGGCGCCACTCCTCCGGCAAGGAAAAGGGATCCTCCAGATAGGCCCGGTAAAGGGCCTCCAGGTAGCCTTGGCTTTCCAACGTGAGCTCCATCCTGCCTCCCAAGAGGGGGCGTATACCCCCTTCATCTACGCTACACCAAAAGGCGGTGTAGGTGCTTTAGGATCGTTACAATAGGGCCATGGTCCTGAAGGATAGGCAAGAAGGCGTCCTTCTCCTCACCCTCAACCGGCCGGAAAAGCTGAACGCCCTCACCGGCCCCCTGTTGGACGAGCTCTTCCAGGCCCTAAGGGAAGCCCAGGAGGACCCCGGGGTCCGGGCCCTCCTCCTCACGGGGGCGGGGCGGGCCTTCTCCGCGGGGCAGGACCTCGGGGAGTTCGGGGAGGGCAAGCCCGACTACCAGGCCCACCTCCGCCGCTACAACCGGGTGGTGGAGGCCCTGGCCGGGCTGGAAAAGCCCCTGGTGGTGGCGGTGAACGGGATAGCGGCGGGGGCGGGGATGAGCCTGGCCCTATGGGGCGACCTGCGCCTGGCGGCCCAGGAGGCCAGCTTCACCCCCGCCTTCGTGCGCATCGGCTTGGTGCCGGACTCGGGGATGAGCTTTATCCTTCCCCGGCTGGTGGGGCTCGCCAAGGCCCAGGAGCTCCTCCTCCTCTCCCCCAGGCTTTCCGCCGGGGAGGCCCAGGCCCTGGGCCTGGTGCACCGGGTGGTGCCGGGGGAAAGGCTTTTAGAGGAGGCCCTGGCCCTGGCCCAGGAGCTGGCCCAGGGGCCCACCCGGGCCTACGCCCTCACCAAGAAGCTCCTTCTGGAAACCCACCGGCTTTCCCTGACGGAGGCCCTGGCCCTCGAGGCCATCCTCCAGGGGGAGGCCGGGCGCACCCAGGACCACGAGGAGGGGGTAAGGGCCTTCAGGGAAAAGCGCCCGCCCCGGTTTATGGGCCGATGATCCGCTACCTCGAGGGCACGGTCCTGAA from Thermus neutrinimicus carries:
- the odhB gene encoding 2-oxoglutarate dehydrogenase complex dihydrolipoyllysine-residue succinyltransferase, with protein sequence MQELKVPSVGESIVEVEIGAWLKGEGESFAQDEPLVELITDKATLELPAPFAGTLERILKRTGESARVGEAIALLKAMGETPSRPGLEAQAPQAPEPQEPLVMPAAERVLREAGVSPGEVVGTGLGGRILKEDVERHLEERAQQAPPQAEPPRVQEAAPLPTQPPADRPWRVSEAVPMSPLRRRIAERLLMVRQTTAMLTTFNEADMSAILALRKELGEAFQKKHGVKLGLMSFFVKAVVQALKEIPELNAEIRDNAILYHRYYDIGVAVGGGEGLVVPVIRDADRLSFAEIERQIADFAERARTKRLKPEELMGGTFTITNGGVYGSLNSTPLLNPPQVGILGMHAIQERPVAREGQVVIRPMMYLALSYDHRIVDGREAVTFLRRVKELVENPVRLMLEV
- a CDS encoding 2-oxoglutarate dehydrogenase E1 component — its product is MELTLESQGYLEALYRAYLEDPFSLPEEWRRYFSALTLEGSRREPQGDGRRATPLPLAEAVDLAFLLKVERLVQAYRELGHLAARIDPLGRERPRPRELSLEAHGLSREDLARSLPPFLGAPTLGELLGRLEEVYLGPVGFEVVHTEPEERAWLLSRIEAPWPKPPLEVRRRMLERLMQASLFEAFLQRKYLGAKTFSLEGLESLVPLLLLAVEEAARHGVKEVVLGMAHRGRLNVLAHVVGKPFERIFREFEEIFPEGYSGDVKYHLGFSNDLTTPYGKVHVSLNFNPSHLEFVNPVTLGRLRAKQDRFGDRERKRGLAILVHGDSAFIGEGIVQETLNLSRLPGYRVGGTLHLVANNQLGFTTLPEEYTSCRYPTDIAKMVGAPIFHVNAEALDELWFVLGLALEYRKRFAKDVVIDLVGYRRRGHNETDEPTFTQPPMYALISKRPEPWRVYGERLLSEGVVAEGELRAKEEAYLAELEREFARVKAEPGPVVPHGLSGIWQGYVGGPDHLAPEVETGVPLEALREFLLRLSAVPEGFQVHPKLKRFLEARKEMAEAKRPLDWAAAEALAFASLAAEGHRVRLTGQDALRGTFTQRHAALYDYQTGTPYIPLQHLAEGQAEVEIHNSPLSEAGVLGFEYGYSLDYPEALVLWEAQFGDFVNVAQVYIDQFLASAEAKWNRLSGLVLLLPHGLEGQGPEHSSARLERFLQLGAKDNLQVAYPTTPAQFFHLLRRQVKRPIRKPLIVLTPKSLLRHPEVVSRLEELAQGRFQKVIPERVKGARKVLLTSGKVYYDLLQKRREVGAEDVALIRLELLYPFPEAELKEALDFYPRKTPVVYVQEEPVNQGAWWYLSARFCGEIYGHPFSVVARPESPSPAVGSSKVHKKEQEALLEEAFR
- a CDS encoding enoyl-CoA hydratase/isomerase family protein produces the protein MVLKDRQEGVLLLTLNRPEKLNALTGPLLDELFQALREAQEDPGVRALLLTGAGRAFSAGQDLGEFGEGKPDYQAHLRRYNRVVEALAGLEKPLVVAVNGIAAGAGMSLALWGDLRLAAQEASFTPAFVRIGLVPDSGMSFILPRLVGLAKAQELLLLSPRLSAGEAQALGLVHRVVPGERLLEEALALAQELAQGPTRAYALTKKLLLETHRLSLTEALALEAILQGEAGRTQDHEEGVRAFREKRPPRFMGR